Proteins encoded by one window of Candidatus Bathyarchaeota archaeon:
- a CDS encoding Hsp20/alpha crystallin family protein, whose amino-acid sequence MSSDIDDYPDWFRKRRPAKDPFFSDIDSMFKEMERMMDEELKNFAQRVPKEYVKERQLPDGSTVKELGPFVYGYSMKIGPDGKPEIQEFGNLKKGLKGTPQVKEEREPLVDIVETNDEVRVVVELPGVEKTDIKLHGTEDSLEISVDTPQYKYYKEVELPAKVRVKEAKSTYKNGVLEVVLPKSEPQKPKGEPINIG is encoded by the coding sequence ATGTCTTCAGATATAGACGATTACCCTGACTGGTTCAGAAAAAGGCGCCCAGCCAAAGACCCGTTCTTTAGCGACATAGACAGCATGTTCAAAGAAATGGAAAGGATGATGGATGAAGAACTCAAAAACTTCGCGCAGAGAGTCCCCAAAGAATACGTCAAAGAACGCCAACTGCCAGACGGCAGCACCGTCAAAGAGCTAGGGCCATTCGTTTACGGTTACAGCATGAAAATAGGCCCAGATGGCAAGCCTGAAATCCAAGAGTTCGGCAACCTCAAAAAAGGCCTCAAAGGCACACCCCAAGTAAAAGAAGAACGCGAACCACTCGTGGACATTGTTGAAACAAACGATGAAGTCCGCGTGGTCGTGGAACTCCCAGGCGTGGAAAAAACTGACATAAAACTTCACGGCACTGAGGATTCACTGGAAATTTCAGTTGATACACCGCAATACAAGTATTATAAGGAAGTTGAGTTACCCGCTAAAGTTAGGGTTAAAGAGGCAAAATCCACCTACAAAAACGGCGTCTTAGAAGTGGTTCTTCCAAAATCTGAGCCCCAAAAGCCCAAAGGCGAACCAATCAACATAGGCTAA
- a CDS encoding OB-fold nucleic acid binding domain-containing protein, which produces MTTQDIIQEILQKNQQISQEQILERLEAERAKTGGLLGDETLLRLIAAKFGVQVQQNSFHNSGILSTGRLFAGLNDVTVAGRLIAVFPVKTFQGAEKSGKFATVILADNEGLLRVVLWDKKADAIESGELKAGLAVRLLHGYTRQDRYGKTELHLGGKSQIEITPEDTAYPSLEKFTAKIKSLHKDSGNVHLLGTVKAILSRNTFPRNSEGEGAVMRVALADESGETTLVVWNEQVLELEKKLEVGMRLLVVNARVKESQNSCLEVHVDSNTFVDAQKAN; this is translated from the coding sequence ATGACCACACAAGACATCATCCAAGAGATTCTGCAGAAAAACCAGCAAATCAGCCAAGAACAAATTCTGGAGAGGCTTGAGGCTGAAAGGGCCAAAACAGGCGGGTTGCTCGGCGACGAGACGCTGTTGAGGTTGATTGCCGCCAAATTCGGTGTCCAAGTCCAGCAAAACTCGTTCCACAACAGTGGAATATTATCAACAGGTCGTTTGTTTGCTGGGTTGAATGATGTTACGGTGGCTGGACGCTTAATCGCTGTTTTTCCTGTTAAAACCTTTCAGGGCGCTGAGAAATCGGGCAAGTTTGCAACCGTGATACTGGCGGATAACGAGGGCTTACTTCGGGTGGTGCTGTGGGATAAAAAAGCGGATGCGATTGAAAGTGGCGAGTTGAAAGCTGGGCTTGCGGTGCGGTTGTTGCATGGTTACACGCGGCAAGACAGGTACGGCAAGACAGAGTTACATCTTGGGGGTAAAAGCCAAATCGAAATCACACCAGAAGACACTGCTTATCCATCCCTCGAAAAGTTTACCGCGAAAATCAAGAGCCTACACAAGGATTCGGGCAACGTGCACCTGCTAGGCACCGTGAAAGCGATTTTGAGCAGAAACACTTTTCCACGAAACAGTGAAGGCGAGGGAGCGGTGATGCGGGTGGCTTTAGCGGACGAGTCAGGCGAAACGACGCTGGTTGTTTGGAATGAGCAAGTGCTTGAGTTGGAAAAGAAGCTTGAGGTTGGCATGCGTTTGCTGGTAGTTAACGCTAGAGTGAAAGAGTCTCAAAATAGCTGCTTAGAGGTTCATGTTGACTCGAACACATTTGTCGATGCCCAAAAGGCAAACTAA
- a CDS encoding Lrp/AsnC family transcriptional regulator, whose protein sequence is MDDKDKQIIKILKDDGRAGYGDIGSKIGLSEGAVRKRIKTLSDDGVIRKFTVKIGVAEGAEAITLLAINPSFPTQEVSKKIRSIPNVETIYEVTGEYDIVAVIGGMNVTEVNECLEKIRRVEGVMKTNSMIVLRSW, encoded by the coding sequence ATGGATGATAAAGACAAGCAAATCATAAAAATCCTAAAAGACGACGGAAGAGCTGGCTACGGTGACATCGGCAGTAAAATAGGTTTGTCCGAAGGAGCAGTGCGTAAGAGAATCAAGACACTCAGCGACGATGGTGTCATAAGAAAGTTCACTGTTAAAATAGGTGTTGCAGAGGGAGCCGAAGCCATCACTTTGCTTGCGATTAACCCCTCGTTTCCGACACAGGAAGTGTCAAAGAAAATTCGAAGCATCCCCAACGTTGAGACAATTTATGAGGTAACAGGCGAATACGACATTGTGGCAGTCATCGGCGGCATGAATGTAACTGAAGTTAATGAATGCCTAGAAAAGATACGCCGCGTCGAAGGCGTCATGAAAACCAACAGCATGATTGTACTGCGAAGCTGGTAA
- a CDS encoding amino acid-binding protein gives MWNKIKSQLQEYPERLKVARVLIENGLSAKGDKIYLNEIEIPPVRVARVAGVDRRTVNETLKSIEENAELRMIFEELRPAGHSLKEIAKPLNLGVVEITPTNARSPGILANTAVVLNRAGLSIRQAIVDDPELSPEPKLTFIVERKIPGELIPEILKTPGVAKVSVY, from the coding sequence AGTACCCTGAGCGTCTAAAAGTTGCCCGCGTCCTAATCGAGAATGGACTTAGCGCGAAAGGCGACAAAATCTACCTAAATGAGATTGAGATTCCGCCCGTGCGCGTTGCCAGAGTCGCGGGTGTTGACCGTCGCACCGTGAATGAGACACTAAAATCTATTGAGGAAAATGCTGAGTTGCGCATGATTTTTGAAGAGCTTCGCCCCGCAGGACACTCGCTCAAAGAAATCGCCAAACCCCTCAACCTAGGCGTGGTTGAAATTACTCCTACGAACGCGAGGTCGCCGGGCATACTTGCCAACACAGCCGTAGTCCTAAACAGGGCAGGGTTGAGCATACGCCAAGCCATCGTAGACGACCCCGAACTGAGCCCAGAACCCAAACTCACCTTCATCGTAGAACGCAAAATCCCCGGAGAACTAATACCAGAAATCCTAAAAACACCAGGAGTAGCCAAAGTCTCAGTCTACTAA
- a CDS encoding TIGR03560 family F420-dependent LLM class oxidoreductase — protein sequence MAKLKFGVFLPFYAFQAKEPKKYYDHIKNIVLECEKTGYDSVWLDDHLMYNNWSILESWTTLSALSSLTSKIRLGTMVSCIQHRNPALLAKTAATLDVISNGRLEFGIGAGVQEAEHVAYGFGFPKPSIRTERLGEALEVIIRLWTQEKASYDGKYYTLKDAVCEPKPLHKPHPPITIGGSGEKLLKVTAQYADRFDWGYLPSIEIYKHKLEVLENHCRAVGRKFAEIERSCWPSGQVLIAESEASLAEKISKAKPANFSVQEFKKTALAGTPEQCREHLQVYVDLGVTYFMLFFADLPSVESLRLFAETVAGKI from the coding sequence TTGGCTAAACTGAAATTCGGAGTATTCCTGCCTTTCTATGCATTCCAAGCCAAAGAACCCAAAAAGTACTACGACCACATCAAAAACATAGTGCTGGAATGCGAAAAAACAGGGTACGACTCGGTTTGGCTAGACGACCACCTCATGTACAACAACTGGTCCATCCTTGAAAGTTGGACAACACTCTCTGCGCTCTCAAGTCTGACGAGCAAGATTCGCCTTGGAACAATGGTCTCATGCATTCAACACAGAAACCCCGCTTTGCTTGCCAAAACCGCGGCAACACTGGATGTCATATCAAACGGCAGGTTAGAGTTCGGCATCGGAGCAGGAGTCCAAGAAGCAGAGCATGTTGCTTACGGTTTCGGTTTTCCCAAACCGAGTATTCGAACAGAACGCTTAGGCGAGGCTTTGGAAGTTATAATTCGGCTGTGGACGCAAGAAAAAGCAAGCTATGACGGGAAGTATTATACGCTCAAGGATGCAGTTTGCGAACCAAAACCACTACATAAGCCTCATCCGCCCATAACCATTGGCGGAAGCGGAGAAAAACTGCTCAAAGTAACTGCACAGTACGCTGACAGGTTCGATTGGGGATATCTGCCATCCATTGAAATCTATAAACATAAGCTTGAGGTGTTAGAAAATCATTGTAGAGCAGTCGGCAGGAAATTTGCTGAAATTGAACGTTCATGCTGGCCTAGCGGTCAGGTGCTTATTGCAGAAAGTGAGGCATCACTTGCTGAGAAAATCTCCAAGGCAAAACCTGCTAACTTTAGCGTGCAAGAGTTCAAGAAAACTGCTTTAGCTGGGACACCTGAACAGTGCAGGGAACACTTGCAAGTTTACGTTGATTTAGGCGTGACGTACTTTATGCTGTTCTTTGCCGACTTGCCCAGCGTTGAGAGCTTGCGATTATTTGCAGAAACTGTTGCTGGGAAAATTTAG
- a CDS encoding DUF523 domain-containing protein has protein sequence MKLVSACLIGVNCNFEGKNWLNPNLLEEFLKGDLFPVCPEVLGDLPVPRVPAEIQGGDGSDVLAGKAKVVNERDVDVTRQFVAGATATLRIAQSIGAKEALLIEKSPSCGCGLIFDGTFSDKCVEGNGVTAALLKKNGIKVISVKAKP, from the coding sequence ATGAAACTCGTCAGTGCCTGCCTAATCGGCGTTAACTGTAACTTTGAAGGGAAAAACTGGTTAAACCCCAACCTGCTCGAAGAATTTTTGAAGGGTGATTTATTTCCTGTTTGCCCAGAAGTTTTAGGCGACTTGCCTGTGCCGCGGGTGCCCGCTGAAATTCAGGGCGGCGACGGCTCAGACGTATTAGCTGGCAAGGCAAAAGTGGTTAATGAGAGAGACGTTGATGTTACACGGCAATTTGTTGCTGGAGCCACTGCAACTTTGAGAATCGCTCAGTCCATTGGTGCAAAAGAGGCCTTGCTTATTGAGAAGAGTCCTTCGTGTGGTTGCGGGTTGATTTTTGATGGCACATTCTCTGACAAATGCGTTGAGGGTAATGGGGTAACTGCGGCGTTGCTGAAGAAGAACGGCATTAAAGTCATATCGGTTAAAGCTAAGCCTTAG
- a CDS encoding DNA-directed RNA polymerase subunit K: protein MKVSVGPPKATRFEKARIVGARALQISMGAPILVDAAENTNPIDIAMSEFDAGILPITIRRTLPDGTFQDIPLKWLS from the coding sequence GTGAAAGTTAGTGTTGGTCCTCCGAAGGCAACTCGGTTTGAGAAGGCTCGGATTGTTGGTGCTCGTGCGTTGCAGATTTCTATGGGTGCGCCGATTTTGGTTGATGCTGCTGAGAATACGAATCCGATTGATATTGCTATGTCAGAGTTTGATGCTGGGATTTTGCCGATTACGATTCGCCGCACGTTGCCGGATGGGACTTTCCAAGATATTCCTTTAAAATGGCTGTCTTAA
- the thsB gene encoding thermosome subunit beta, whose protein sequence is MSTAPTQASGIPVLVLKEGSNRTRGREAQHGNITAAKIVAESIKSALGPKGMDKMLVDSFGDVTITSDGRTILDEMDIQHPAAKMLVEVAKTQDKEAGDGTTSAVIIAGELLNRAEELIDKNIHPTIIIDGYRKAAEKALETLEKIAIPIDTKLKDYLKKAATTSMGSKIVAEHKEYLAGIVVKAMLAVAEKTGGSYKVDVDDVKVEKKTGESTSDTTLINGIVLDKEIVHTGMPKRVENAKIALLDASLEVEKTELDAKINIESPEQIEAFLKQEETMLKTMVEKIVASGANVVICQKGIDDMVQHFLARKGIIAVRRAKKSDMEKLAKATGGKIQSNIDALSASDLGCAAVVEERRVGDDKMTFVEGCKNPKAVTILVRGGTQRMTAEAERSIHDGLCVVKDLLLEPKVVAGGGAPELEVAKALKGYAQTLPGREQLAVRVFADAFESIAVTLAENAGLDPVDVLSELRARHEKGETWAGIEMLSGKVVDMSVVGVFEPLGVKKQIVKSAVEAASLILKIDDVIASGKMKSPPMPPGGGMPGGGMGGMGGMGGYPGSGEY, encoded by the coding sequence TTGTCAACAGCACCAACCCAAGCAAGCGGCATACCCGTTCTCGTCCTAAAAGAAGGCTCAAACCGCACACGCGGAAGAGAAGCCCAACACGGCAACATAACAGCCGCAAAAATCGTAGCCGAAAGCATCAAAAGCGCTCTTGGCCCAAAAGGCATGGACAAAATGCTCGTTGACAGTTTCGGAGACGTCACCATCACAAGCGACGGACGCACAATCCTCGACGAAATGGACATCCAGCACCCAGCAGCAAAAATGCTCGTCGAAGTCGCCAAAACACAAGACAAAGAAGCAGGCGACGGAACAACCAGCGCCGTCATAATCGCAGGAGAACTCCTAAACCGCGCCGAAGAACTCATCGACAAAAACATTCACCCAACCATCATAATTGACGGCTACAGAAAAGCTGCAGAAAAAGCCCTTGAAACACTTGAGAAAATCGCCATCCCCATCGACACAAAATTAAAAGATTACCTCAAAAAAGCAGCAACCACATCCATGGGCAGCAAAATCGTAGCTGAACACAAAGAATACCTGGCTGGCATCGTTGTAAAAGCCATGCTTGCAGTAGCCGAGAAAACAGGCGGCTCTTACAAAGTGGATGTTGACGATGTCAAAGTTGAGAAGAAAACAGGTGAATCCACAAGCGACACCACCCTAATCAACGGCATAGTTTTAGACAAAGAGATCGTCCACACAGGCATGCCAAAACGCGTAGAAAACGCCAAGATTGCATTGCTTGACGCTTCACTGGAAGTTGAAAAAACCGAGTTAGACGCAAAAATTAACATTGAATCGCCCGAGCAGATTGAAGCGTTCCTAAAACAGGAAGAAACCATGCTCAAAACGATGGTGGAAAAAATTGTGGCTTCAGGCGCCAACGTCGTTATCTGCCAAAAAGGCATTGACGACATGGTGCAGCATTTCCTTGCTCGAAAAGGCATAATCGCTGTTAGAAGAGCCAAAAAATCAGACATGGAAAAGCTCGCCAAAGCCACAGGCGGCAAAATCCAAAGCAACATCGATGCACTTTCAGCTTCTGACCTTGGTTGCGCTGCGGTTGTGGAAGAGCGCAGAGTTGGTGATGATAAAATGACGTTTGTTGAGGGCTGCAAGAACCCGAAGGCTGTGACGATTTTGGTTCGCGGTGGGACTCAGCGTATGACTGCAGAAGCTGAGCGTTCGATTCACGATGGCCTCTGCGTTGTGAAGGATTTGCTTTTGGAGCCTAAAGTTGTTGCTGGTGGTGGGGCTCCTGAATTGGAGGTTGCGAAAGCGCTTAAGGGTTATGCTCAGACTTTGCCGGGGAGAGAGCAACTTGCGGTTAGGGTTTTTGCTGATGCTTTCGAGTCGATTGCTGTTACGTTAGCGGAGAATGCTGGTTTGGACCCTGTTGATGTTTTGTCTGAGTTGCGTGCTCGGCACGAGAAGGGTGAAACTTGGGCTGGAATAGAGATGCTCAGCGGGAAGGTTGTGGATATGTCTGTGGTTGGGGTTTTTGAGCCGCTGGGTGTTAAGAAGCAGATTGTTAAGAGTGCGGTTGAGGCTGCTTCGTTGATTTTGAAGATTGATGATGTAATTGCGTCTGGTAAGATGAAGAGTCCTCCGATGCCGCCTGGGGGAGGTATGCCTGGTGGTGGTATGGGAGGCATGGGTGGTATGGGTGGTTATCCTGGTTCTGGAGAGTATTAG
- a CDS encoding DUF131 domain-containing protein, with product MNDGETDEYADEDDSFSNRLFVFLLLGVALVFIGIIVLVVVSSALGGSGSVGGVILIGPIPIIFGSGPNASWLIIISVILTVISLILFFVLNRRSRRFSG from the coding sequence ATGAATGATGGGGAAACCGATGAATATGCGGATGAGGACGACAGTTTTTCTAACAGGCTCTTCGTTTTTCTGCTATTAGGCGTAGCTTTGGTCTTCATCGGCATAATTGTTCTGGTTGTCGTCTCGTCGGCGCTCGGCGGTTCAGGAAGCGTCGGCGGAGTAATCCTCATCGGCCCAATCCCTATTATCTTCGGCTCTGGACCCAACGCAAGCTGGCTAATAATAATTAGCGTAATTCTTACGGTGATAAGCCTAATCTTGTTTTTTGTGTTGAACCGCAGGTCAAGAAGGTTTAGCGGTTAA